In Pseudomonas sp. LRP2-20, the genomic window CTTCACCATCTACCTGAGCTTCGCCCTACCGCCGTCGCTGGGCAAGTCGCTGGCCATGGTGCTGGCCTATGCACTGGTGGTCGGCACCTGCTTCTCGGCCATCTGCGTGATCGCCTTCTCGCTGCTCGACGGCCCCCATCGTCACCGCGCCCTGCATATCCTGCGCCACCAGGCCTTCCGCCCGCTGTGGCTGATCGGCAGCTTCGCCGCCTTTGGCGAGGCCATGAGCGACCCGCGCATGCTGGTCGCCCTGGGTACCCACCTGGCCCATGCCCTGGCGACATTGGCCAATGTCATCGCGGCACTGTCGTCGGGCCTGTTCATCCTGCGCTTCCGCCGGCCGATCGCCCACCTGATCCGCAACCAGCCCCTGGCCCGGCGCCTGACCCGGCGCACCCTGAGCGACACCATCGAGATCCTCGGCAGTTTCTGGTTCGTGCCGGCGCTGATCCTGGTGGCCGTGTCGCTGTTCGCCACCTTCATTTCCGCCGGCGACACCAGCACCGCCCTGCGCCAGTCGCTGATGTGCACCGTGCTGGTGGTGGTGTGCATGGTGCTCAACGGCCTGGTGCGCCGCCACGCCGCCAACCCGAAACGCGCCAGCAAGCGCCAGGCGGTGTATGCCGAGCGCCTGCGCAACTTCGGCTACCTGCTGGTGCACCTGTTCATCTGGCTGGTGTTCATCGAACTGGGGCTGCGCGTGTGGGGCTTGTCGATGATCGGCTTCGCCGAAGGCGAGGGCCATGAAGTGAGTGTGCGCCTGCTGGGCCTGGCCGGCACGCTGATCGTTGCCTGGCTGGTATGGATCCTCGCCGATACCGCCGTGCACCATGCCCTGGTGCGGTCGCGCCGCGGCCTGGCCAACGCCCGCGCGCAGACCATGATGCCGCTGATCCGCAACGTGATGTTCGTGGTCATCTTCATCATCGCGGTGATCGTCGCCCTGGCCAACATGGGCATGAACGTCACGCCGCTGCTGGCCGGTGCCGGTGTGATCGGCCTGGCCATCGGTTTTGGCGCGCAGTCGCTGGTGGCCGACCTGATCACCGGGTTGTTCATCATCATCGAAGACTCGCTGGCGATCGACGACTATGTCGATGTCGGCGGCCACCTGGGCACGGTCGAGGGCCTGACCATCCGCACCGTGCGCCTGCGTGACAT contains:
- a CDS encoding mechanosensitive ion channel family protein — encoded protein: MPAFLRCLALLLFIFMSPAQAAGLPSLLGSSAPAQPEATEPLGKSLDEVIKNLENDQQRAKLLADLKKLRDATKQSQPTVEQGVLGLIGGALHDFEKQFSGDSSPFYRWSQEIEQAQVELTELIVPVHQWPAILFGFAAVIAVWSLLAYAFNWVGHRVRVRFGLTEELPQHPRTWDLVRFALRKLGPWLVALVFTIYLSFALPPSLGKSLAMVLAYALVVGTCFSAICVIAFSLLDGPHRHRALHILRHQAFRPLWLIGSFAAFGEAMSDPRMLVALGTHLAHALATLANVIAALSSGLFILRFRRPIAHLIRNQPLARRLTRRTLSDTIEILGSFWFVPALILVAVSLFATFISAGDTSTALRQSLMCTVLVVVCMVLNGLVRRHAANPKRASKRQAVYAERLRNFGYLLVHLFIWLVFIELGLRVWGLSMIGFAEGEGHEVSVRLLGLAGTLIVAWLVWILADTAVHHALVRSRRGLANARAQTMMPLIRNVMFVVIFIIAVIVALANMGMNVTPLLAGAGVIGLAIGFGAQSLVADLITGLFIIIEDSLAIDDYVDVGGHLGTVEGLTIRTVRLRDIDGIVHTIPFSEIKSIKNYSREFGYAIFRVAIPHSMNIDQAITLIREVGQKLRNDPLMRRNIWSPLELQGVESFESGSAILRARFKTAPIKQWEVSRAFNLALKRQLDEAGLDLATPRLSVQVVTAGGGKMAESGSSS